One Phocaeicola dorei genomic region harbors:
- a CDS encoding glycoside hydrolase family protein, which produces MRIKLMIICLTLLCGYAKAQTRGGDSSPPLPKEISAELFDKAVALIKEFEGWHSAKHYPYIGYGHKLLPHENLTADITEEQADSLLRADLLERYKYFRQYGKDALLLTVLAYNVGHSRLLGYGKRPKSNLIKKIESGDRDFYEEYISYRCYKGKPIPSIERRRKREFQLLYIP; this is translated from the coding sequence ATGAGAATAAAATTGATGATTATTTGTCTGACCTTGCTTTGTGGATATGCCAAGGCACAGACACGTGGCGGCGACTCATCGCCACCACTACCCAAGGAGATTTCTGCGGAACTGTTCGATAAGGCGGTAGCACTTATCAAGGAGTTTGAGGGGTGGCACTCGGCAAAACACTATCCATACATCGGTTATGGTCATAAACTGCTTCCACACGAAAACCTGACAGCCGATATTACCGAGGAACAAGCGGATTCGTTACTCAGAGCCGACCTATTGGAGCGATACAAGTATTTCCGACAGTATGGGAAAGATGCTCTGTTGCTGACGGTTTTGGCTTACAATGTCGGCCATAGCAGATTGTTAGGATATGGTAAACGCCCGAAGAGTAACCTTATCAAGAAAATCGAGTCCGGCGACAGAGATTTTTACGAAGAGTATATCTCGTACCGTTGCTACAAAGGCAAGCCTATTCCCAGCATCGAACGCCGCAGAAAAAGAGAGTTTCAATTGCTGTATATCCCGTAG
- a CDS encoding reverse transcriptase/maturase family protein — protein MRSPERVLNSLSEHSKDASYKFERLYRILFNEEMFYVAYQRIYAKEGNMTKGSDGQTIDNMSLKRIEKLIDTLKDETYQPQPSKRVYIPKKNGKKRPLGVPTFNDKLIQEVVRMVLEAIYEGSFEYTSHGFRPNRSCHTALTHIQKEFSGAKWFVEGDIKGFFDNINHDVLINILSERIADERFIRLIRKFLKAGYVEEWQFHNTYSGTPQGGIISPILANIYLDKLDKYIKEYIAKFDKGKKRRFSRESMDFGNARKRIVRKLKSVKDERQRTKLILELKAIEKGRAKYPNGEEMDADYRRMKYARYADDFLVGIIGSKQDAQQIKEDIKNFLADKLALELSDEKTLVTHTERPAKFLGYEITVRKSNDQKRDKRGRLRRTYGKRVCLNVSMETVRKKLFNLGVLELTNRNGKEIWKPKCKSGLIFNDDLEILDSYNREIVGFYNYYSIANNCAHALNNFKYIMEYSMYKTFAGKYKCRTREVNKKYRKNGRFIIKHMTKTGVKERFFYDGGFKRKKPTYKSECDTMPRTIYTAGRTSLVERLKARECELCGATDDLVMHHVRKLKNLQGKESWERHMIARKRKTIAVCRSCHKKIHDGKID, from the coding sequence ATGAGAAGTCCAGAAAGAGTATTAAACAGTCTATCAGAACACAGTAAGGATGCAAGCTATAAGTTTGAACGTCTTTACAGAATTTTGTTCAATGAGGAAATGTTCTATGTTGCCTATCAGCGTATTTACGCTAAAGAAGGTAACATGACTAAAGGTTCGGACGGTCAGACCATTGACAACATGAGCCTGAAACGAATTGAAAAGTTGATTGATACGTTAAAAGACGAAACGTATCAACCCCAACCGTCAAAGAGAGTGTACATACCGAAGAAAAACGGTAAGAAAAGACCTCTTGGCGTGCCGACTTTCAATGACAAGTTGATACAGGAAGTGGTAAGAATGGTATTGGAAGCCATATACGAGGGAAGTTTTGAATATACCTCGCATGGGTTTCGTCCCAATCGAAGCTGCCATACTGCATTAACTCATATCCAAAAGGAGTTTAGCGGTGCAAAATGGTTTGTAGAGGGAGATATAAAAGGCTTCTTTGACAATATAAACCATGATGTATTGATAAACATTCTCTCGGAGCGCATTGCGGATGAACGATTCATCCGACTGATACGCAAGTTTTTGAAAGCTGGATATGTCGAGGAGTGGCAATTCCACAATACTTACAGTGGCACACCGCAAGGGGGTATCATCAGCCCGATATTGGCTAATATATACCTTGACAAGCTGGATAAGTATATAAAGGAATACATAGCCAAATTCGACAAAGGGAAGAAACGAAGATTCAGTAGAGAAAGTATGGACTTTGGCAATGCAAGAAAACGTATTGTGCGAAAATTGAAATCCGTAAAAGATGAAAGGCAAAGGACAAAGCTAATCCTTGAACTGAAAGCAATAGAAAAAGGACGGGCTAAATATCCCAACGGCGAAGAAATGGACGCCGATTACAGAAGAATGAAATATGCAAGATATGCAGATGATTTTCTTGTGGGAATTATCGGAAGCAAGCAAGATGCACAACAGATAAAGGAAGATATTAAAAACTTCCTTGCTGATAAACTGGCATTGGAGCTGTCCGATGAAAAGACACTTGTCACTCACACGGAAAGACCAGCCAAATTTCTCGGATATGAAATCACTGTAAGAAAGTCCAACGACCAAAAAAGGGATAAACGGGGTAGATTAAGAAGAACCTATGGTAAAAGGGTCTGCTTAAATGTCAGTATGGAAACTGTCCGTAAAAAACTTTTCAATTTGGGAGTCTTAGAACTGACAAACCGTAACGGAAAGGAAATATGGAAACCGAAATGTAAATCGGGACTGATATTCAATGATGACCTTGAAATCCTTGATAGTTATAATCGAGAAATCGTGGGTTTCTATAACTATTACTCCATAGCCAACAACTGCGCCCATGCCTTGAATAATTTCAAGTACATCATGGAATACAGCATGTACAAAACGTTTGCAGGCAAATATAAATGCCGTACACGTGAGGTAAACAAAAAATATCGTAAGAACGGTAGGTTTATCATAAAACACATGACTAAAACAGGTGTAAAGGAAAGATTCTTTTACGATGGTGGCTTCAAACGAAAGAAACCCACCTATAAATCGGAATGTGACACTATGCCACGAACAATTTATACTGCGGGACGGACAAGTCTTGTTGAAAGGCTGAAAGCCCGTGAGTGTGAACTATGTGGAGCGACAGACGACCTTGTTATGCACCATGTAAGGAAGCTAAAGAACTTGCAGGGAAAGGAAAGCTGGGAACGACACATGATTGCCCGCAAACGCAAGACGATTGCAGTGTGCAGGAGTTGTCATAAGAAGATACATGACGGAAAGATAGACTGA
- a CDS encoding DUF3872 domain-containing protein → MKKLFSYMMVCGAMMTAVLGFTSCEDDLDVQQAYPFKVETMPVPKRLVQGETAEIRCEIVREGYFSDTRYTIRYFQPDGEGTLRMDDGMVLLPNDRYPLDRDVFRLYYTSECEDQQTIDVYFEDNHDQLYQLTFTFNNEAKEEEDTTEGNTITPIGTIVSPININP, encoded by the coding sequence ATGAAAAAGTTATTTTCCTATATGATGGTTTGCGGTGCCATGATGACCGCTGTATTAGGCTTCACATCTTGCGAGGATGACCTCGATGTTCAGCAAGCCTATCCTTTTAAGGTTGAGACAATGCCTGTACCCAAGCGATTGGTACAGGGCGAGACAGCAGAGATACGCTGTGAGATTGTCCGTGAGGGGTATTTCTCCGATACTCGCTACACAATCCGTTACTTCCAGCCCGATGGCGAGGGTACATTGAGAATGGATGACGGTATGGTGTTACTCCCGAATGACCGCTATCCGCTTGACAGAGATGTGTTCCGTCTGTACTATACCTCAGAGTGTGAAGACCAGCAGACGATAGATGTCTATTTCGAGGATAACCACGACCAGCTCTATCAGCTCACATTCACATTCAATAATGAGGCGAAGGAGGAAGAGGATACCACAGAGGGTAACACGATTACTCCCATAGGAACTATCGTCTCTCCAATCAACATCAATCCTTAA
- the traM gene encoding conjugative transposon protein TraM — protein sequence MSNDANALKRKEQIKKILVYGGMVMLCLVSFYFIFKPSKEQVQAEQQKVGFNAELPDPRGAGIEADKIAAYELEDMRVKQEQKMRTLEDFTAMTTDDEEEEVVEIPEEPRYTGGGSSYRSGSSSRSNSFSTSTSAYNDINATLGSFYEEPREDPEKEALKVELEELKQSMAQQQNSQPTYADQVALLEKSYELAAKYMPGGTAATSEGAAEEVETTTRSGKAKAQPVGHVTTPVVSALAQPVSDSVMIARMAQSVGSGFHTAVGEAPKQTARNTIKACVHGDQTIISGQSVRLRLLEAMRVGKYVLPRNTLITGEGSIKGERLDIEILQVEHNGTIIPVELTVHDNDGQAGIFIPGSMEASAAKEMAANLGQNLGTSISITNQSAGDQLLSEVGRGAIQGVSQYISKKMREEKVHLKSGYTLMLYQNNQ from the coding sequence ATGAGTAACGATGCAAATGCTCTGAAAAGAAAGGAGCAAATCAAGAAAATTCTTGTGTATGGCGGAATGGTTATGCTATGCCTTGTATCATTCTACTTCATCTTCAAGCCATCGAAGGAGCAGGTGCAGGCGGAACAGCAGAAGGTAGGCTTCAACGCCGAACTTCCCGATCCGCGAGGTGCAGGCATCGAAGCGGATAAGATTGCAGCCTACGAACTGGAGGATATGCGTGTCAAGCAGGAGCAGAAGATGCGTACCCTTGAGGACTTTACGGCAATGACCACCGATGACGAGGAGGAAGAGGTGGTCGAGATACCCGAGGAACCGAGATATACAGGTGGTGGCTCATCCTATCGAAGTGGCAGTAGCAGTCGGAGCAACTCGTTCTCTACATCCACATCTGCCTACAACGACATCAATGCTACGCTCGGCAGTTTCTACGAAGAGCCGCGTGAGGATCCTGAAAAGGAGGCTCTGAAAGTGGAACTTGAGGAGCTGAAGCAGTCGATGGCACAGCAGCAGAACAGCCAGCCGACATATGCCGACCAGGTGGCACTTTTGGAGAAGTCATACGAGCTTGCAGCGAAGTATATGCCCGGAGGTACTGCTGCAACCTCCGAGGGCGCAGCCGAGGAGGTGGAGACCACCACACGAAGTGGCAAGGCGAAGGCACAGCCCGTAGGTCATGTAACGACTCCCGTAGTGTCGGCACTCGCTCAACCTGTAAGCGACTCGGTGATGATAGCACGGATGGCACAATCCGTAGGCAGTGGCTTTCACACTGCGGTAGGCGAAGCACCGAAGCAGACAGCACGTAACACCATCAAGGCGTGTGTGCATGGCGACCAGACGATCATCAGCGGTCAGAGTGTGCGGCTCAGGCTCTTGGAGGCGATGCGTGTCGGAAAGTATGTACTGCCACGAAACACCCTCATCACGGGTGAAGGCAGCATCAAAGGCGAAAGGCTCGACATCGAGATTCTTCAGGTGGAGCATAACGGAACGATCATTCCCGTAGAACTTACCGTCCACGACAATGACGGACAGGCGGGAATCTTCATACCCGGCTCCATGGAGGCGAGTGCGGCAAAGGAGATGGCGGCAAATCTGGGACAGAACCTCGGAACGAGCATATCCATCACCAACCAGTCTGCCGGAGACCAACTGCTATCCGAAGTAGGTCGCGGTGCCATACAGGGCGTGTCGCAGTACATCTCCAAGAAGATGCGTGAAGAGAAGGTACACCTCAAATCAGGATATACACTGATGCTTTATCAAAACAATCAATAA
- a CDS encoding DUF4141 domain-containing protein: MRLKIFILCLVALFVSQTSRAQWVVTDPGNLAQGIINATKNIVHTSSTASTMIQNFQETVKIYKQGKEYYDALKKVKNLVRDARKVQQTILLVGDITDIYVNSFERMLNDPYFTVEELSAIALGYTKLLEESAHLLNDLKSVVNENGLSMSDKDRMDIIDKCYSEMLQYRGLVQYYTNKNIGVSYLRAKKQNDVDRVMSLYGSPSERYW; this comes from the coding sequence ATGAGATTGAAAATTTTTATACTCTGTCTGGTGGCTCTCTTTGTCAGCCAGACATCGAGGGCGCAGTGGGTGGTGACAGACCCCGGCAACCTCGCACAAGGCATCATCAATGCCACGAAGAACATCGTGCATACATCCTCTACGGCAAGTACGATGATTCAGAACTTCCAGGAGACAGTAAAGATCTATAAGCAGGGCAAGGAGTACTACGATGCTCTGAAGAAGGTGAAGAACCTTGTCCGCGATGCACGCAAGGTACAGCAGACCATCCTGCTTGTGGGCGACATTACCGACATCTATGTAAACAGCTTTGAGCGTATGCTGAACGACCCCTATTTTACGGTGGAGGAACTCAGTGCCATAGCTTTGGGATATACGAAACTGCTCGAAGAGAGTGCCCACCTCTTAAATGACCTTAAATCGGTTGTCAATGAGAACGGACTCTCGATGAGCGACAAGGACCGTATGGATATCATCGATAAGTGTTACAGCGAGATGCTCCAATACCGTGGGCTTGTGCAGTATTACACCAACAAGAACATCGGGGTGTCTTACCTCAGAGCGAAGAAGCAGAACGATGTTGACCGTGTGATGTCCCTCTACGGCTCGCCGAGTGAACGCTATTGGTAA
- the traN gene encoding conjugative transposon protein TraN produces MKKIFVMLALTMGVVSANAQSVDSTAVTNTVAGDVTLTTDIYPQQEDGDIYHGLTKKLTFDRMIPPYGLEVTYDKTTHIIFPAAVRYVDLGSPNLIAGKADGSENVIRVKATVKNFRDETNMSVITESGSFYTFNVKYSDEPLLLNIEMKDFIHDGSEVNRPNNALDIYLQELGSESPKLVHLISKAIHKDNKRHIKHIGCKAFGIQYLLRGLYTHNGLLYFHTQVKNTSNVPYEVDFVTFKIVDKQVMKRTAIQEQVIFPLRAYDYATTVAGNKDERTVFVFDKFTIPADKVLVVEMHEKSGGRHQTFTVESEDIVRAKVINELKVK; encoded by the coding sequence ATGAAAAAGATTTTTGTAATGCTTGCCCTCACGATGGGCGTTGTAAGTGCCAATGCACAGTCGGTTGATTCAACCGCAGTAACTAACACAGTAGCCGGTGATGTTACCCTCACTACGGACATCTATCCGCAGCAGGAGGATGGTGACATCTATCACGGGCTGACAAAGAAGCTGACCTTTGACCGTATGATACCGCCTTACGGCTTGGAGGTGACATATGACAAGACCACTCACATCATCTTCCCTGCGGCAGTACGCTATGTCGATCTCGGCTCGCCTAACCTTATTGCAGGTAAGGCCGATGGCTCGGAGAATGTGATTCGTGTGAAGGCTACGGTAAAGAACTTCCGCGATGAGACCAATATGTCGGTGATTACCGAGAGCGGCAGTTTCTACACCTTCAATGTGAAGTACTCGGATGAGCCTCTGCTCCTGAATATCGAGATGAAGGACTTTATTCACGATGGCAGTGAGGTAAACCGTCCCAACAATGCTCTCGACATCTATTTGCAGGAGCTTGGCAGTGAGTCGCCGAAGTTGGTACACCTTATCAGCAAGGCTATCCACAAGGACAACAAACGCCACATCAAGCACATCGGCTGCAAGGCGTTCGGCATCCAGTATCTGTTGCGTGGACTCTACACCCACAATGGTTTGCTCTACTTCCATACGCAGGTGAAGAACACATCGAATGTACCATACGAGGTGGACTTTGTGACCTTCAAGATTGTGGATAAGCAGGTGATGAAGCGTACAGCCATTCAGGAGCAGGTCATCTTCCCTCTGCGTGCCTATGACTATGCCACAACCGTTGCGGGCAACAAGGATGAGCGTACTGTATTTGTGTTCGACAAGTTCACCATCCCTGCCGACAAGGTGCTTGTGGTGGAGATGCACGAGAAGAGCGGTGGCAGACACCAGACCTTCACCGTGGAGAGTGAGGACATCGTAAGAGCAAAGGTAATCAACGAACTTAAAGTGAAGTAA
- the traJ gene encoding conjugative transposon protein TraJ, whose translation MVLLAVNFENLHQILQSLYEDMMPLCSQMTGVAKGLAGLGALFYVAYRVWQSLARAEPIDVFPLLRPFALGLCIMFFPTLVLGTLNSVMSPIVTGTHRILETQTFDMNEYRRQKDKLEFEAMKRNPETAYLVDKESFDNKLDELGALDAIEACGMYVDRAMYNMKKAVQNFFRELLELMFNAAALVIDTLRTFFLIVLSILGPISFAIACWDGFHASLTQWFVRYISIYLWLPVSDLFSSVLARIQVLMLQKDIEQLSDPNFIPDGSNAVYITFLIIGIIGYFTIPTVANWIIQAGGGAGNYGRNVAQTASRTGSIAAGATGAAIGNIAGRLLKR comes from the coding sequence ATGGTACTATTAGCAGTAAACTTTGAAAATCTGCATCAGATACTCCAGAGTCTGTATGAGGATATGATGCCCCTCTGTTCGCAGATGACGGGTGTCGCCAAAGGACTTGCCGGATTGGGTGCTCTCTTCTATGTCGCCTATCGTGTCTGGCAGTCGTTGGCAAGAGCCGAGCCTATAGATGTCTTTCCGCTCCTGCGTCCCTTTGCTCTCGGATTGTGTATCATGTTCTTTCCGACATTGGTGTTGGGCACACTCAACAGCGTAATGTCGCCCATCGTGACGGGAACGCACAGAATCCTTGAAACGCAGACCTTCGATATGAACGAGTATCGTAGGCAGAAGGACAAGCTGGAATTTGAGGCGATGAAACGCAATCCCGAAACAGCCTACCTTGTGGATAAGGAGTCCTTTGACAACAAGCTCGATGAGTTGGGTGCGTTGGATGCGATTGAGGCTTGCGGAATGTATGTGGATCGTGCGATGTACAATATGAAAAAGGCTGTTCAGAACTTCTTCCGTGAACTGTTGGAACTGATGTTCAATGCCGCAGCCCTTGTCATAGACACGCTGAGAACATTCTTCCTCATCGTCCTCTCGATACTCGGACCTATATCCTTTGCGATAGCCTGTTGGGACGGATTCCATGCCTCACTCACGCAGTGGTTTGTCCGATACATAAGCATCTATCTGTGGCTACCTGTGAGCGACCTTTTCAGCAGCGTGCTTGCACGCATACAGGTACTGATGCTACAGAAGGACATCGAGCAACTGTCTGATCCCAACTTCATCCCTGACGGGTCAAATGCGGTCTATATCACCTTCCTCATTATCGGCATCATCGGATATTTCACCATTCCGACAGTGGCCAACTGGATAATCCAGGCAGGCGGCGGTGCAGGTAACTATGGCAGGAACGTAGCCCAGACAGCGAGCCGCACGGGATCGATTGCAGCAGGTGCGACAGGTGCCGCCATCGGCAACATCGCAGGAAGATTACTTAAACGATAA
- the traK gene encoding conjugative transposon protein TraK: MEFKSFKNIETGFRQIRFFGIAYLFVCASLVGFSLWKAYSFAEAQRQKIYVLDEGKSLMLALSQDLEQNRPVEAREHVKRFHELFFTLAPDKSAIEGNIQRAMFLSDRSAYEHYSDLAEQGYYNRIISGNVSQRIEVDSISCNFNHYPYEVVTYARLSIIREKSITERSLVTKGRLLNSTRSDNNPHGFIFEAFRVVENKDLRVYDR, encoded by the coding sequence ATGGAATTCAAATCATTTAAAAACATCGAGACCGGCTTCAGACAGATACGTTTCTTCGGCATTGCCTACCTCTTTGTCTGTGCTTCACTTGTGGGCTTCTCGCTTTGGAAGGCATACAGCTTTGCCGAGGCACAACGACAGAAGATATATGTCCTTGACGAGGGCAAGTCGCTGATGCTGGCTCTCTCGCAGGACTTGGAGCAGAACCGTCCTGTGGAAGCAAGGGAGCATGTGAAGCGTTTCCACGAACTATTCTTCACGCTTGCACCCGACAAGAGTGCCATCGAGGGTAATATCCAGAGGGCAATGTTTCTGAGCGACCGCTCGGCATATGAGCACTACAGCGACCTTGCGGAGCAGGGGTATTACAACCGTATCATCTCAGGCAATGTATCGCAGCGTATCGAGGTAGATAGCATAAGCTGCAACTTCAACCACTATCCCTACGAGGTGGTGACATACGCAAGGCTATCCATCATCCGCGAGAAGAGTATCACCGAACGAAGCCTTGTAACCAAAGGGCGACTGCTCAACTCCACACGCAGCGACAACAACCCTCACGGATTCATCTTCGAGGCGTTCCGTGTGGTGGAGAACAAGGACCTGAGAGTCTATGACAGATAA
- a CDS encoding site-specific integrase gives MATIKVKLRPSSVAGRAGTVYYQVTHRRATQQITTNIRLQPDEWDAIGEQVVVSVADKSIIQNRIDSDIALLKRIVKDLDNSGVTYSVGDIIKRYKSPECHVSVLDFMKNQIRLMRNANRLGTALNYEKTMKNFAEFLGGVNLPFSAMTEQLIADYNAFLVQRGMVRNSISFYMRIMRAVYNKAVRHKFVEQSHPFTEVYTGIDRTRKRAVSESVISQLYKLKLTEDTPLALARDIFIFSYCTRGMAFVDIAYLKKENIQNGVICYARRKTGQLLSVRIEPSIQRIIDRYSSALSPYVFPILTSTDTKEAYEEYQVAINNHNRQLRRLSKMLPAGCKLTSYTSRHSWATAARNHNVPISVISAGMGHTSEQTTQIYLTMLENSVIDDANQGLIRSLLE, from the coding sequence ATGGCAACAATTAAAGTAAAACTACGTCCATCATCAGTCGCAGGGCGTGCAGGAACTGTATATTATCAAGTGACTCATCGTAGAGCGACACAACAGATAACAACCAATATCCGATTGCAGCCTGACGAATGGGATGCAATAGGTGAACAGGTTGTTGTAAGTGTTGCAGACAAGAGCATTATTCAGAATCGTATAGATAGTGATATTGCACTATTGAAACGAATTGTCAAAGACTTGGATAATAGCGGAGTAACCTATTCGGTTGGAGATATTATCAAACGCTACAAGTCTCCAGAATGTCATGTGTCTGTATTGGACTTTATGAAGAATCAGATACGGTTGATGCGTAATGCCAATCGTTTGGGTACAGCCCTGAACTATGAGAAAACGATGAAAAACTTCGCCGAGTTTCTTGGTGGAGTCAACTTGCCGTTTTCGGCAATGACGGAACAACTTATTGCGGACTACAATGCCTTCCTTGTGCAGCGAGGGATGGTTAGGAACTCTATTTCATTCTATATGCGTATAATGCGTGCCGTTTACAACAAGGCAGTTAGACACAAGTTTGTTGAACAATCACATCCGTTTACAGAGGTTTATACTGGTATAGATCGTACCCGCAAGCGTGCTGTTTCAGAGTCTGTAATATCGCAGTTATATAAACTGAAATTAACAGAAGATACTCCTCTTGCACTTGCAAGGGATATATTTATTTTCAGCTATTGTACCCGTGGAATGGCATTCGTAGATATTGCCTATTTGAAGAAAGAAAACATTCAAAACGGAGTGATATGTTATGCCCGTCGCAAAACGGGACAATTATTGAGTGTGCGTATAGAACCAAGTATCCAGCGTATAATTGACAGATATTCATCGGCATTATCGCCTTATGTTTTCCCTATTTTGACTTCTACGGACACAAAGGAGGCATACGAAGAGTATCAAGTCGCAATCAACAACCATAATAGACAGTTGAGACGATTATCAAAGATGTTGCCTGCCGGTTGCAAATTGACATCATACACTTCTCGCCACAGTTGGGCTACCGCTGCGAGAAATCATAATGTTCCCATTTCTGTCATCAGTGCTGGTATGGGACATACCTCGGAACAGACAACGCAGATTTATCTAACAATGTTGGAAAACTCGGTGATAGATGATGCCAATCAAGGACTTATCAGGTCTTTATTGGAGTAG
- a CDS encoding conjugal transfer protein TraO has product MKKYLFLLVAVVSLALSSGQAYAQRYLPKMMGVELRGGFVNGSKSPLNYYTGIAMSGYTKKANRWVVGAEYLLKNYDYRGTSIPRAQFTAEGGYYLKFLSDPTKTFFLSIGGSALAGYETVNWGDRLLHDGSTLLAKDAFIYGGAITLELESYITDRIVLLANVRERVLWGGSLGKFSTQFGLGVKFIIN; this is encoded by the coding sequence ATGAAAAAGTATCTGTTTCTACTTGTCGCAGTCGTATCGCTTGCCCTGTCATCAGGGCAGGCATACGCCCAGCGTTATCTCCCGAAGATGATGGGTGTGGAACTCAGAGGCGGCTTTGTAAACGGCTCGAAATCTCCGCTCAACTACTACACGGGAATAGCGATGTCGGGATATACCAAGAAGGCTAACCGCTGGGTGGTCGGTGCAGAATATCTGCTCAAGAACTACGACTATCGTGGTACATCCATTCCTCGTGCCCAGTTCACAGCCGAGGGCGGTTACTATCTGAAGTTCTTGTCCGATCCCACAAAGACCTTCTTCCTCTCCATCGGTGGCTCTGCATTGGCAGGCTACGAAACGGTGAATTGGGGCGATAGATTACTACACGACGGCTCTACGCTGCTTGCCAAGGATGCCTTCATCTATGGCGGTGCCATCACCCTTGAATTGGAGAGTTATATAACAGACCGTATTGTCCTGCTTGCCAATGTGCGTGAGCGTGTCCTCTGGGGAGGCTCACTCGGCAAGTTCAGCACTCAATTCGGCTTAGGTGTCAAATTTATAATCAATTAA